One region of Peromyscus eremicus chromosome 4, PerEre_H2_v1, whole genome shotgun sequence genomic DNA includes:
- the LOC131910114 gene encoding LOW QUALITY PROTEIN: small ribosomal subunit protein eS12-like (The sequence of the model RefSeq protein was modified relative to this genomic sequence to represent the inferred CDS: deleted 1 base in 1 codon; substituted 2 bases at 2 genomic stop codons) — MAISRESGFSHGPTELQKRAFQEDGGSFVGCRKKFDLIHNPATTLAKEGTDAGGVTDVNTPLHEVLKTALIHDNTARGVREAANALDKGQTHLCVLASSCKEPMYVKLVGELCAKHQINPIKVDDKKXGDGXKLGGWVGLCQTDPEGKPRKVISCSCVVVKGYGNESQAKDVIEEYFKCKNE; from the exons ATGGCCATCTCAAGGGAGTCTGGCTTCTCCCATGGTCCTACGGAGCTTCAGAAGCGAGCATTCCAGGAGGATGGGGGAAGCTTCGTGGGCTGTC ggaaaaaatttgACCTCATTCATAATCCAGCCACCACCCTGGCCAAGGAAGGCACTGATGCTGGAGGTGTAACGGACGTCAATACTCCTTTACATGAGGTGCTGAAGACCGCCCTCATCCACGATAACACAGCACGTGGTGTCCGCGAAGCCGCCAACGCCTTAGACAAGGGCCAAACTcatctctgtgtgcttgcatccaGTTGTAAAGAGCCTATGTATGTCAAATTGGTGGGGGAACTTTGTGCTAAGCACCAAATCAACCCAATTAAGGTTGATGACAAGAAA TAGGGGGATGGGTAGAAACTAGGGGGATGGGTAGGTCTCTGTCAAACTGATCCAGAGGGCAAGCCACGCAAAGTGATCAGTTGCAGTTGTGTAGTGGTTAAGGGCTATGGCAACGAATCTCAGGCCAAGGATGTCATTGAAGAGTACTTCAAATGcaagaatgaataa
- the Exosc2 gene encoding exosome complex component RRP4, giving the protein MAMEMRLPKARKPLSETLGRDSKKHLVVPGDTITTDTGFMRGHGTYMGEEKLIASVAGSVERVNKLICVKALKTRYNGEVGDIVVGRITEVQQKRWKVETNSRLDSVLLLSSMNLPGGELRRRSAEDELAMRGFLQEGDLISAEVQAVFSDGAVSLHTRSLKYGKLGQGVLVQVSPSLVKRQKTHFHDLPCGASVILGNNGFIWIYPTPEHKDEDAGGFIANLEPVSLSDREVISRLRNCIVLLVTQRMMLYDTSILYCYEASLAHQIKDILKPEVMEEIMLETRQRLLEQEG; this is encoded by the exons ATGGCGATGGAAATGAGGCTTCCTAAGGCTCGCAAACCTCTCAGTGAGACCCTGGGCCGCGACTCTAAGAAACACTTGGTGGTACCGGGGGACACGATCACCACTGACACAGGATTCATGCG GGGCCATGGGACATACATGGGGGAAGAGAAGCTCATTGCGTCTGTGGCTGGCTCCGTGGAGAGGGTGAACAAACTGATCTGTGTGAAAGCCTTGAAAACCAG GTACAATGGAGAAGTAGGAGACATTGTAGTGGGGAGAATCACAGAG GTTCAACAGAAGAGGTGGAAAGTGGAGACCAATTCCAGGCTGGATTCTGTCTTGCTCCTCTCATCCATGAACCTGCCCGGAGGGGAGCTG aggagaagatcTGCTGAGGACGAGCTGGCCATGAGAGGCTTCTTACAGGAAGGAGACCTCATCAGT GCGGAGGTCCAGGCAGTGTTCTCAGATGGAGCTGTTTCTCTGCACACAAGGAGCCTGAAATACGGAAAG CTAGGTCAGGGAGTTTTAGTCCAGGTGTCTCCTTCCCTGGTGAAACGACAGAAGACTCATTTCCACGACTTGCCGTGTGGTGCTTCGGTTATTCTGGGTAACAATGGTTTCATCTGGATCTACCCTACACCCGAGCACAAAGATGAGGATGCTGGAGGCTTCATTGCAAACCTGGAG CCAGTATCCCTTAGTGATCGAGAGGTGATCTCCCGGCTTCGGAACTGCATAGTTTTGCTGGTAACTCAGCGGATGATGCTGTATGACACTAGCATCCTGTACTGCTATGAGGCTTCCCTTGCACATCAG attAAAGATATCTTAAAGCCAGAAGTAATGGAGGAGATCATGCTAGAAACACGCCAGAGGCTTTTGGAACAGGAGGGGTGA
- the LOC131908908 gene encoding umcharacterized LOC128092248 homolog — protein MSPTAPLVSVQPKTLMQRKSLDWFHRPFKKRT, from the coding sequence ATGTCACCTACAGCCCCATTGGTCTCAGTGCAGCCCAAAACTTTAATGCAAAGGAAAAGTCTGGATTGGTTTCACAGGCCTTTTAAAAAGCGGACTTAG